One window of the bacterium genome contains the following:
- a CDS encoding aminotransferase class I/II-fold pyridoxal phosphate-dependent enzyme codes for MKPISKVVCTTPASGIRRFFDIVSQMQDVISLGVGEPDFDTPWRITEACIYSLERGKTHYTSNYGTIELRRAIADYLRKHEYLSYNPDNQILITVGVSEGMDLAMRAILNPGDEVIIPEPCFVAYKPCVSFAGGVPVPVCSYMENGFAVEPEQIEAAITPKTKAVWISYPTNPTGGVASRNALEQIVKIAVKHDLYIISDEIYDRLTYDGRHTCVPTIPGAYERTILLNGFSKAYAMTGWRIGYACGSPDIIEAMMKIHQYGMMCAPVMAQVAALEAIKNGYEDSESMIEQYSQRRRVIVQGLNDAGLTCLMPRGAFYVFPSIKETGLSSEEFAEKLLFEEKVAVVPGNAFGECGEGHIRCSYATSIEKIELAIERIARFVRKLK; via the coding sequence ATGAAACCAATATCCAAAGTCGTTTGCACGACACCTGCGTCGGGAATACGCAGGTTCTTTGATATAGTATCCCAAATGCAGGATGTAATCTCGCTGGGGGTAGGCGAACCGGATTTCGACACTCCATGGCGGATAACCGAGGCCTGCATATATTCGCTCGAGCGAGGCAAGACTCACTACACCTCCAACTACGGCACCATCGAACTGCGGCGGGCTATTGCCGATTATCTGCGCAAGCACGAATATCTGTCATACAACCCCGACAATCAGATATTGATAACGGTAGGCGTAAGTGAAGGCATGGATCTTGCCATGCGCGCCATACTAAACCCAGGCGATGAGGTCATCATACCGGAACCATGCTTTGTGGCATATAAGCCTTGTGTCAGCTTTGCTGGAGGCGTGCCTGTGCCGGTCTGTTCTTATATGGAAAATGGGTTTGCGGTAGAACCGGAGCAGATCGAGGCTGCGATTACTCCAAAAACCAAAGCTGTCTGGATCAGTTACCCGACAAACCCTACCGGCGGGGTGGCTTCGCGCAATGCACTGGAGCAGATCGTCAAAATAGCAGTCAAGCATGACCTCTACATAATCTCGGATGAAATATACGACCGCCTCACTTACGACGGACGTCATACGTGTGTGCCAACCATTCCTGGAGCATACGAGCGCACGATCCTGCTCAACGGTTTTTCCAAGGCATATGCAATGACCGGCTGGCGGATTGGTTACGCATGCGGCTCACCGGATATAATTGAGGCGATGATGAAGATCCATCAATACGGCATGATGTGCGCGCCGGTGATGGCGCAGGTCGCCGCTCTGGAAGCCATAAAGAACGGTTACGAAGACAGCGAGAGCATGATCGAACAATACAGCCAGCGCAGACGGGTGATAGTACAGGGACTCAACGATGCTGGGCTTACATGCCTGATGCCCAGGGGAGCGTTCTACGTTTTCCCATCCATAAAGGAAACCGGCCTGAGTTCAGAGGAGTTCGCTGAAAAGCTCTTGTTTGAGGAAAAAGTAGCCGTTGTGCCGGGAAATGCTTTTGGTGAGTGCGGAGAAGGCCATATCCGCTGCTCGTACGCGACTTCTATAGAAAAGATCGAGCTGGCAATCGAACGTATCGCGCGTTTCGTGCGTAAATTGAAATAA
- a CDS encoding Lrp/AsnC family transcriptional regulator, giving the protein MDKQILKILERDARTSPAQMAVMLGKTEEEIEKSIKQMEEAGIIRHYKAIIDWEKAGKEQVFAFIDVRVSPSRGVGFDDVARRVYKYPEVHSVYLVSGDYDLRVVVEGKTMRDVAFFVAEKLSTLEGVLSTKSSFLLKKYKMDGDIFEEPAAEEDRLAVAP; this is encoded by the coding sequence ATGGACAAACAGATACTGAAGATTCTTGAGCGTGATGCCCGTACCTCCCCGGCGCAAATGGCCGTGATGCTGGGCAAGACCGAGGAGGAGATCGAAAAATCCATCAAGCAGATGGAGGAAGCCGGCATCATCAGACACTATAAGGCCATCATCGACTGGGAAAAGGCGGGTAAAGAACAGGTCTTCGCATTTATTGATGTGCGTGTCAGCCCGTCCCGCGGGGTCGGTTTTGACGATGTCGCCAGACGGGTCTATAAGTATCCTGAAGTCCATTCGGTATATCTGGTTTCGGGCGATTATGACTTGAGAGTCGTCGTCGAAGGCAAGACCATGCGCGATGTCGCATTTTTTGTTGCGGAGAAGCTCTCCACCCTTGAGGGAGTCCTTTCAACAAAGTCCAGTTTCCTGCTGAAAAAATATAAGATGGACGGTGACATTTTCGAGGAACCCGCAGCAGAAGAAGACAGATTGGCCGTCGCTCCATAA